In one window of Drosophila innubila isolate TH190305 chromosome 2L unlocalized genomic scaffold, UK_Dinn_1.0 4_B_2L, whole genome shotgun sequence DNA:
- the LOC117779529 gene encoding uncharacterized protein LOC117779529, with translation MSEFNRIFSVLKFKFAPNIDWGYVEDCLTEYETEEEARQCAYKFWSLPMCKQNLQEQDHQLQMLRELSNCIRSIRCGDNDNQNSYDATYDNWAKIEDISPREYLAYIYALASLATLSQDTLNGAKEPLNENINIQLALNAVSTYFLTLTIPGAKSYGVFDEGVIEHCLKVFKLLELNANSGIRANSIWILFVSICDDLKLVFRYVHFKDHQKPRNDIIKCLLQIIYNNFRHGYNNSCASQLHSKCFELFDEIANEHNGDVYETLKFIMAQTFHMHSFPENSKSGGPQIGDHISDWFIKLLEKYPDIISNVLATYIESVITNPIREWKAVDEKVAIGYAAKYDAALFAKCNKSCTDILKETIKSDDAVGMQIRTLELIERILQQETHVEWSIFRHDVSTKPREVSLIGETILCLNDRTFTVRKKASQVINLSLKQGSPITIRILQECLSFAQFGNPENPSEPTEREHQLSHEKPGVLQYAYSFEGHEELEPLVKKMPQIIYERFVDSNNGPARCSGITLLERLVLTNQRIIYDTNYEREFSCFAVDSLSSVRKTALESLDTLLQIYCNCTILIDLYCRLWPCLLNDEDIALQKLALNSFNRNVLMNIQPLEYINEPKNRLPWRILATLLTVQPRNYIQQRLTLLLQNENIVTPQLVNTIISYLSTAMATEAWTLLVFISSRITNNLDSLITTFNGLSSYNMKSNQLLALELITYCLRNFSKSALNQLFTRLLSALRSGSIWLALVSPAVHLLNHIDRLSHSQGPQDSTYVENWNVQLLEDVTGAILKSMDNFQEEHICMASLLGTYTEIISKSPQHRADMQIVNFVLNYLQLCSKLNDSSFDTDNERNLNWMVVIAGRLSLRDNSLANKLSRIYGQILSKNDRPQLINSTLIGMNDLGKKYPTILENNMKCILIKLYSKFATTRVRTYRCVKDVILAGNIKLKGPILISLLAGLVDDSPEVAREADAFFIRYKKLYDKMLFHHCLKECPFDFNDQAFLRGSTRLDASFKSPLKGTGMAKSRRLIYNHIMTSLDENTLLLYFGQLKLLAEKTKDTEFIKSAGALDVIVDILFIMRRICSCTKAKGQQSGSQADGGNDDGAAEEDTPAPPTQQEQPPTTSAEAAPARARGRGANKRDAGEEPLKQLERCLRYVPETYKNLNSVMNPELQHEFDQFCLAMTLRFSNYTDFAQPAEFWKKYKQTKTNSKPKPKRRRLNEEGDVAEDDDQSASGGSDSDSELPLDRHTLPSSAHGGLQRRGGLDVLATELIFQQHDW, from the exons ATGTCGGAGTTTAATCGAATATTCAGTGTGCTAAAGTTTAAATTCGCACCAAACATCGATTGGGGCTATGTGGAAGACTGTCTAACCGAGTATGAGACTGAGGAGGAGGCGAGACAATGTGCTTACAAATTCTGGTCTTTGCCAATGTGTAAACAAAATCTTCAAGAGCAGGATCATCAATTGCAAATGCTTCGAGAACTATCAAATTGCATACGGTCGATAAGATGTGGTGATAATGATAACCAAAATAGCTACGACGCAACCTATGATAACTGGGCAAAGATCGAAGATATTTCGCCTAGAGAATATTTggcatatatttatgcactcGCTAGTCTGGCTACATTATCGCAAGATACCCTAAACGGTGCCAAGGAgcctttaaatgaaaatatcaaCATTCAGCTAGCACTCAATGCAGTAAGCACGTATTTCCTCACGCTGACCATTCCGGGCGCAAAGAGTTACGGTGTCTTCGACGAGGGCGTTATTGAGCATTGTCTGaaggtttttaaattattggaaCTGAATGCCAACTCTGGTATACGTGCTAACAGTATTTGGATATTATTTGTGTCCATCTGTGATGATCTCAAATTAGTATTCCGCTATGTTCATTTCAAGGATCACCAGAAACCACGTAACGATATTATAAAATGCCTgctacaaattatatataataattttcgacATGGCTACAACAACTCGT GTGCAAGTCAATTGCATAGTAAATGCTTTGAACTCTTTGATGAGATTGCCAATGAACATAATGGCGATGTATACGAgaccttaaaatttattatggcCCAGACGTTTCACATGCATAGTTTTCcggaaaattcaaaatctgGTGGCCCACAAATTGGCGATCACATTTCTGATTGGTTTATCAAGCTTTTGGAAAAGTATCCAGATATTATATCGAACGTATTGGCGACCTATATTGAGTCTGTGATAACAAACCCCATTCGGGAG tggaaAGCTGTCGATGAAAAAGTGGCCATTGGCTATGCGGCCAAATATGATGCAGCGCTCTTTGCCAAATGTAATAAATCCTGCACggatattttaaaagaaaccaTTAAATCAGACGACGCTGTGGGAATGCAAATACGAACTCTTGAACTTATTGAGCGCATTTTGCAGCAGGAAACCCATGTGGAATGGAGTATCTTTCGGCACGATGTGTCCACCAAACCACGTGAGGTGTCCCTTATCGGTGAAACAATATTATGCCTTAACGATAGAACATTTACGGTACGGAAAAAGGCCAGCCAGGTGATAAATCTATCGCTTAAACAGGGATCGCCCATCACAATTCGAATACTCCAAGAGTGCCTAAGTTTTGCGCAATTCGGAAATCCGGAGAATCCATCAGAGCCAACGGAACGGGAACATCAGCTAAGTCATGAAAAGCCTGGCGTATTACAATACGCCTATAGCTTTGAGGGACATGAGGAGTTGGAGCCACTGGTCAAGAAAATGCCACAAATAATCTACGAACGTTTTGTGGATTCAAACAATGGTCCCGCTCGATGCTCGGGGATTACTCTGTTGGAGCGTTTGGTGCTGACCAATCAACGTATCATCTACGACACGAACTATGAGCGTGAGTTTTCGTGCTTTGCCGTAGACTCGCTCTCCTCGGTACGTAAGACAGCTCTGGAAAGCCTCGACACACTATTGCAAATATATTGCAATTGCACGATTCTTATAGATCTCTATTGCCGCTTATGGCCTTGTCTGCTGAATGATGAGGACATAGCACTCCAGAAATTGGCATTGAAC agTTTTAATCGGAACGTGTTGATGAACATACAACCACTGGAGTACATCAATGAGCCAAAGAATCGTTTGCCTTGGCGTATTCTAGCCACATTGTTGACGGTGCAACCACGAAATTATATTCAACAGAGACTCACTCTGCTTTTACAGAACGAAAATATCGTGAC CCCCCAATTGGTGAATACCATTATATCCTACTTGTCCACGGCTATGGCAACGGAAGCCTGGACATTGCTTGTCTTTATATCGAGTCGGATAACGAACAATTTGGATTCGCTAATCACAACATTTAATGGCTTGTCTTCGTACAACATGAAGTCCAATCAGTTGCTGGCACTTGAATTAATTACTTATTGTCTCAGGAATTTCTCCAAGTCGGCACTTAATCAGCTTTTCACACGTCTGCTGTCGGCCCTGAGATCGGGCAGCATCTGGTTGGCATTGGTTTCTCCCGCTGTGCATCTGTTGAATCACATCGATCGATTGTCGCACAGTCAGGGACCACAGGACAGCACCTATGTGGAGAATTGGAATGTGCAGCTACTCGAGGATGTCACGGGAGCTATTCTGAAATCTATGGACAATTTCCAGGAGGAGCATATCTGCATGGCATCTCTCCTGGGCACCTATACGGAAATTATTTCAAAGTCTCCACAGCATCGAGCCgatatgcaaattgttaattttgttcttaattatttgcaattatGTTCGAAATTAAATGACTCCAGTTTTGATACGGATAACGAACGCAATTTAAACTGGATGGTTGTAATCGCCGGTCGATTGTCCTTACGCGATAATAGTCTTGCCAATAAATTGTCCAGAATATATGGTCAGATATTAAGTAAAAACGATCGTCCGCAGTTAATCAATAGCACACTAATTGGCATGAACGATCTGGGCAAAAAGTATCCCACAATTTTGGAAAACAATATGAAGTGTATTCTGATCAAATTGTACTCCAAGTTTGCCACGACACGAGTACGCACCTATCGCTGTGTCAAGGATGTTATACTCGCGGGCAACATTAAGCTAAAGGGTCCCATACTTATATCTTTACTCGCTGGCCTGGTGGATGATAGTCCCGAGGTGGCACGTGAGGCAGATGCATTTTTTATACGCTATAAAAAACTGTACGATAAGATGCTATTTCATCATTGTCTGAAGGAGTGTCCCTTCGACTTCAATGATCAGGCATTTCTAAGAGGCTCAACGCGACTTGATGCCAGCTTTAAATCGCCATTGAAGGGCACGGGCATGGCTAAAAGTAGACGTCTTATATATAATCATATTATGACCTCGCTGGATGAGAATACTCTGCTGTTGTACTTTGGACAACTTAAGCTTTTGGCGG AGAAAACTAAAGATACTGAATTTATAAAATCCGCTGGTGCCTTGGACGTCATTGTCgatatattgtttataatgCGACGCATCTGCTCTTGCACCAAGGCCAAGGGACAGCAGAGTGGCTCACAAGCTGATGGCGGGAACGACGATGGAGCCGCCGAGGAGGACACTCCAGCACCGCCAACGCAGCAGGAGCAGCCACCCACAACATCCGCTGAGGCTGCGCCGGCCAGAGCACGTGGACGCGGTGCAAATAAACGTGATGCAGGCGAGGAACCG TTGAAGCAACTCGAGCGCTGTCTGCGTTATGTGCCGGAAACGTATAAGAATCTCAACAGTGTCATGAATCCGGAACTGCAGCATGAATTTGATCAATTTTGCCTGGCTATGACTTTACGTTTTTCTAACTATACGGATTTTGCACAGCCAGCGGAGTTTTGGAAGAAGTATAAGCAGACCAAGACCAACAGCAAACCCAAACCTAAACGTCGACGTCTCAACGAGGAGGGCGATGTGGCGGAAGATGATGATCAGTCGGCATCTGGAGGTAGCGACAGCGACAGTGAACTGCCGCTGGATCGGCACACATTACCGAGCTCGGCACACGGAGGTCTACAGCGTAGAGGTGGCCTCGATGTGCTGGCAACAGAGCTGATTTTTCAGCAACATGACTggtag
- the LOC117779531 gene encoding ubiquinone biosynthesis monooxygenase COQ6, mitochondrial has translation MLVLLRKKGGAAATAQVCSIAKRLLATTTAETTTAETTTTKGSPAEEHYDIIIGGGGMVGTTLAAAMTKNATLADKKVLLLEAAPEFKGFDASGPFLNRVSAINQSSIDLFKSIDAWPHIEAARCKPVKQMQVWEANSDALIQIQQDNFASDVACIVENKLILDAVYAHVRAAAPNYKVLNKARIQCVSLPRESGASNTRVQLQDGRSFSCELLIGADGCNSVVRKQMGVDVFSFKYDRMSLVANLDLNIEDGCDNSVAWQRFLPNGPIALLPLSDKQSSLVWSTTVPHARQLLAMEPSQFVDAVNEAFCRQYPRMDVADKAMQAVNAFFGNKGSQHLRQYPPRVSGLQERTRATFPLGFLHASSYVCNGAALVGDAAHRIHPLAGQGVNLGFGDVRHLVETLAEGAYAGFRLGDTQHLIKYERKCLAKNVPIMVGVHGLHSVYSTQFSPIVLLRSLGLQLTENLPPIKNMFIKSAMG, from the coding sequence ATGTTGGTCTTGTTGCGTAAAAAAGGTGGAGCTGCGGCAACCGCACAAGTGTGCAGCATTGCCAAACGACTGCTGGCCACAACGACAGCAGAGACAACGACAGCagagacgacaacaacaaaaggttCGCCGGCAGAGGAGCActatgatattattattggcGGAGGCGGAATGGTGGGCACAACACTGGCCGCTGCCATGACCAAGAATGCGACACTTGCAGATAAGAAGGTGTTGCTACTGGAAGCAGCACCGGAATTTAAGGGCTTCGATGCCAGCGGTCCCTTCCTGAACCGCGTGTCGGCCATCAATCAAAGTTCCATTGATCTGTTCAAGTCGATTGATGCCTGGCCACACATTGAGGCCGCCCGTTGCAAGCCGGTCAAGCAGATGCAGGTGTGGGAGGCTAATAGCGATGCGCTGATTCAAATTCAACAGGACAACTTTGCCAGCGATGTTGCATGCATCGTAGAGAACAAACTAATACTGGATGCGGTCTATGCCCACGTCCGTGCAGCAGCTCCCAATTATAAGGTATTGAATAAGGCGCGCATACAATGTGTCAGCTTGCCCCGGGAATCGGGGGCATCCAATACACGTGTGCAGTTGCAAGATGGACGCAGCTTCTCATGTGAACTGCTCATTGGAGCCGATGGCTGCAACTCTGTGGTGCGCAAACAAATGGGCGTCGATGTCTTCTCATTTAAGTACGACCGTATGAGCCTGGTGGCCAATCTGGACTTGAACATTGAGGATGGTTGTGATAATTCAGTGGCCTGGCAACGTTTCTTGCCAAATGGTCCCATCGCCTTGTTGCCGCTGAGCGATAAGCAAAGCTCGTTGGTCTGGAGCACCACAGTGCCGCATGCCCGACAACTGCTGGCCATGGAGCCCTCACAATTTGTGGATGCCGTTAACGAGGCCTTTTGCCGCCAATATCCCCGTATGGATGTGGCAGATAAAGCGATGCAAGCCGTGAATGCCTTCTTTGGCAATAAGGGATCACAGCATCTGCGTCAGTATCCGCCGCGTGTGAGTGGCCTGCAGGAACGTACTCGTGCCACCTTCCCACTGGGATTCCTCCACGCATCCTCGTACGTTTGCAATGGTGCTGCTCTGGTGGGCGATGCTGCACATCGCATTCACCCCTTGGCTGGCCAAGGCGTCAATTTGGGCTTTGGTGATGTGCGACATCTGGTGGAAACATTGGCCGAAGGAGCTTATGCAGGTTTCCGGCTCGGCGACACACAGCATCTCATCAAATACGAGCGCAAATGTCTGGCCAAGAATGTGCCCATTATGGTTGGAGTTCATGGCTTGCACTCCGTTTATAGCACACAATTTAGCCCAATTGTGTTGCTGCGAAGTCTTGGCCTACAGTTGACTGAAAATCTGCCGCCCATCAAGAACATGTTCATTAAGAGCGCAATGGGCTAA
- the LOC117779530 gene encoding glycosyltransferase 25 family member translates to MRVVLVLLVICALSVGFALDLEYEKPTVLITLLVRNKAHILPLFLSYVEQLDYPKKRIAIWLRCDHSSDNSAVLLQQWLRKSGNLYHSVDYDFDQKTQRYQNETSVYDWPESRFKHLIALKEEALQYARDIWADYIFFLDADVLLTSPQTLTSLTRLQLPIVAPMLFSEGLYSNFWCGMTEDYYYQRTDEYMEIYHRRKVGVYEVPMVHTAVLVDMNYAGARYLTFDRQRLIQMQSEQQLRVYDGPVDDIIVFAMSANSSGVPLRVSNELAFGYLMQPLEPSDTLEQDVQQLINIRANMVNDLGQVPPILDYFQNHIHLPEKSKVNFDHIFMINLLRRPERREKMERIFNEIGLDVEHFPAVDGKELNAQLVQQMGISFLPGYEDPYHHRPMTMGEIGCFLSHYRIWQQIVERQLQQVLILEDDIRFKPYFKSNALRVLEQVEKLDYDLIYFGRKRLKEENEPWVDGTDNLVHVGYSYWTLAYVITLQGANKLLAAKPLENLIPVDEFLPIMFDRHPQKDWSSVFETRNLIAFSAAPLLLYPTHYTGESGYISDTEDSQQVAFVETTADEPQPKSDRQQIFANSLQLDQDLKLGESSHNNALPQVSMGKSHQEL, encoded by the exons ATGCGTGTAGTTCTTGTCCTGCTTGTGATTTGCGCTTTGAGCGTCGGTTTTGCATTGGATTTGGAGTACGAAAAGCCGACGGTGCTAATAACGCTGCTGGTGCGCAATAAAGCACACATATTACCCCTATTCCTTAGCTATGTGGAGCAGCTTGATTATCCCAAAAAGCGCATTGCCATTTG GTTGCGTTGTGATCATAGCAGCGATAACAGCGCCGTGCTGTTGCAACAGTGGCTGAGAAAATCGGGAAATCTTTATCACAGCGTTGACTATGACTTTGACCAGAAGACGCAGCGTTATCAAAATGAAACCTCTGTCTACGATTGGCCGGAGTCGCGTTTCAAGCATTTGATTGCACTGAAAGAGGAGGCGCTGCAATATGCACGTGATATTTGGGCTGACTATATATTCTTCTTGGATGCCGATGTACTTTTAACATCGCCCCAAACTCTAACTTCGCTCACACGTCTCCAGTTGCCGATTGTGGCACCCATGTTGTTCTCGGAGGGTCTTTACTCGAATTTCTGGTGCGGCATGACTGAGGATTATTATTATCAGCGTACGGATGAGTACATGGAGATATACCATAGACGTAAAGTCGGTGTCTATGAAGTGCCCATGGTGCACACAGCTGTCCTGGTGGATATGAACTATGCCGGAGCACGCTACTTAACTTTTGACCGTCAGAGATTAATCCAAATGCAGTCCGAACAACAATTGCGAGTATATGATGGACCCGTCGATGACATCATTGTATTTGCCATGTCAGCCAACAGTTCCGGCGTTCCGCTGCGTGTCTCCAATGAGCTGGCTTTTGGCTATCTGATGCAACCACTGGAACCAAGTGATACTCTGGAGCAGGATGTGCAGCAGTTAATCAATATACGAGCCAACATGGTTAATGATTTGGGCCAAGTGCCGCCAATTCttgattattttcaaaatcacATACATTTGCCTGAGAAAAGCAAAGTTAATTTCGATCACATCTTTATGATCAACTTGCTGCGTCGTCCAGAGAGACGGGAGAAAATGGAGCGAATATTCAATGAAATTGGATTGGATGTGGAGCACTTTCCTGCAGTGGATGGCAAGGAATTAAACGCCCAGCTCGTCCAGCAAATGGGCATTAGTTTTCTGCCCGGCTATGAGGATCCGTATCATCATCGACCCATGACCATGGGCGAAATCGGTTGTTTTCTTAGTCACTATCGCATTTGGCAGCAAATTGTGGAGCGCCAGTTGCAGCAGGTGCTCATCCTAGAGGACGACATACGCTTTAAGCCATATTTCAAGTCAAATGCGTTGCGTGTGCTAGAACAAGTCGAAAAACTGGACTACGATCTCATCTACTTTGGACGTAAACGTTTAAAGGAAGAGAATGAGCCATGGGTCGATGGCACCGATAATCTTGTGCATGTGGGCTATTCTTATTGGACACTGGCATATGTCATCACGTTGCAGGGCGCAAACAAGTTGCTGGCAGCGAAACCGCTGGAGAATCTCATACCTGTGGATGAGTTCCTACCCATCATGTTTGATCGACATCCACAGAAGGACTGGAGCTCTGTTTTTGAGACGcgcaatttaattgcatttagcGCTGCTCCATTGCTGCTTTATCCCACGCACTATACGGGCGAGTCCGGTTACATATCGGACACGGAGGACTCCCAGCAAGTGGCGTTCGTGGAGACAACGGCTGACGAACCGCAACCAAAGAGCGATCGCcagcaaatatttgccaacAGTCTGCAACTGGATCAGGATCTAAAGCTCGGCGAGAGTAGCCATAACAATGCCTTGCCCCAAGTGAGCATGGGAAAATCCCATCAGGAGCTCTAA
- the LOC117779532 gene encoding cytochrome c oxidase assembly protein COX11, mitochondrial, translating to MLRTFGSLRVQCQQLLRSTQYRCPNNKQQLQLRPCRLKSTLGGGRGGGVDPEAARKLRTKSTLYYITAGGVLIVGLSYAAVPLYSIFCQAYSYGGTTSSQGHDAEKVEHMQKVTDRVMKIRFNADIGSSMRWNFKPQQYEIKVAPGETALAFYTAKNPTDKPVIGISTYNVIPFEAGAYFNKIQCFCFEEQMLNPHEEVDMPVFFYIDPEITQDPALEYCDTITLSYTFFEAKEGLQLNFPSYVKPHAAKQA from the coding sequence ATGCTGCGCACATTTGGATCGCTGCGCGTGCAGTGCCAGCAATTGCTGAGGAGCACGCAATATCGTTGTCcgaacaacaaacagcagctACAACTCCGACCATGCCGCCTCAAATCCACACTTGGCGGTGGCAGAGGAGGAGGAGTCGATCCAGAGGCAGCGCGTAAATTGAGAACAAAATCGACACTGTACTACATAACAGCTGGCGGTGTACTTATTGTGGGACTCAGCTATGCCGCCGTGCCACTGTACAGCATATTCTGCCAGGCTTACAGCTATGGCGGCACCACCTCTTCCCAAGGCCACGATGCCGAAAAGGTGGAGCATATGCAGAAAGTGACGGATCGTGTGATGAAGATACGCTTTAATGCCGACATTGGCTCCTCGATGCGCTGGAACTTTAAGCCGCAACAGTATGAAATTAAAGTCGCACCTGGAGAGACTGCACTCGCCTTCTATACGGCTAAAAATCCGACGGATAAGCCCGTGATTGGCATAAGCACCTACAATGTGATACCGTTTGAGGCTGgagcatattttaataaaattcaatgctTTTGCTTTGAGGAGCAGATGCTCAATCCCCATGAGGAAGTTGATATGCCCGTCTTCTTTTACATTGATCCTGAAATAACGCAAGATCCGGCCTTGGAATATTGTGACACCATCACACTGTCCTATACGTTCTTTGAGGCAAAGGAGGGATTACAGCTTAACTTTCCCAGCTATGTTAAACCACATGCTGCCAAACAGGCATAA
- the LOC117780530 gene encoding arrestin domain-containing protein 3-like, whose amino-acid sequence MPSSCVFEFDRPNPIYYSGETINGRVVLNTTSNKSVNAVYILFEGEAKVGWEETHTRTVNEKIESYTEYFRGTEAYLNTRTNVFGEGELLQGRHTFTFCIPLPLDCPTSCVEWYGRISYEVSLVIDLSWRFNNVFKQPLTVLQTYNLNMYPEMLVPLVNEDIKYFCCWPCSSGPVVSTLTIPFGGYAPGQRINYSLQIDNQIYEFKASSPHYKTRTHKNTLSSEFQAERVLRLSKRLINGSLVIPPVPPSSRLNRIINVYYMISMAIKTGYCHTDSEIEMPIIIGTIPLAQSAQNPLSAAQWIPQTPDTPAGAAADLPPSYDNCKLPSFEQATHIGGKFVDTDVNEHDRTDDFIPRYPMYTNFATPTAPLPEGPDVPILQLPHNPNAPPANF is encoded by the exons ATGCCATCAAGTTGTGTTTTCGAATTCGATCGACCCAATCCGATTTACTATAGCGGCGAGACAATCAACGGACGCGTTGTTTTAAatacaacaagcaacaagtcTGTCAATG CGGTCTACATACTATTCGAGGGGGAGGCGAAGGTGGGTTGGGAAGAGACTCACACGAGGACtgttaatgaaaaaattgagtCATATACGGAGTATTTTCGAGGCACTGAGGCATATCTGAATACTCGAACCAATGTATTTGGTGAAGGAGAGCTTCTGCAAGGCAGGCACACCTTCACATTCTGCATTCCCCTCCCGCTGGACTGTCCAACATCGTGTGTGGAATGGTATGGCAGGATTTCGTATGAGGTGTCACTCGTAATCGATCTATCCTGGCGATTCAATAATGTATTCAAGCAACCACTAACCGTACTGCAAACATATAATCTCAACATGTACCCAGAGATGCTG GTACCATTGGTCAATGAAGACATCAAGTACTTTTGCTGCTGGCCCTGTTCGTCGGGTCCTGTTGTCTCAACGCTAACAATACCCTTTGGTGGATATGCTCCTGGACAAAGGATCAACTATTCCTTACAAATAGATAACCAGATCTACGAGTTCAAAGCCAGTTCACCTCATTACAAAACACGGACCCACAAGAATACTCTCTCCTCAGAGTTCCAGGCCGAACGAGTGCTCCGTTTATCGAAACGCCTGATAAATGGCAGCCTGGTTATACCACCCGTGCCACCCTCATCGAGACTTAATCGCATTATAAACGTGTATTATATGATTTCCATGGCCATCAAGACGGGTTATTGTCACACAGATTCGGAAATTGAGATGCCCATCATTATTGGCACAATCCCTCTAGCTCAAAGTGCCCAAAATCCCCTTAGTGCTGCTCAATGGATTCCGCAGACACCTGACACTCCAGCTGGGGCAGCTGCAGATCTGCCACCAAGCTACGACAACTGCA AACTTCCCTCATTCGAGCAAGCCACTCATATTGGAGGGAAATTCGTGGATACAGATGTCAATGAACATGATCGTACCGACGATTTCATACCCCGATATCCCATGTACACTAACTTTGCTACACCCACGGCACCACTACCAGAAGGACCAGATGTGCCCATCCTGCAATTACCGCATAATCCCAATGCACCTCCAGCGAACTTTTAA